The genomic window GGTCCGACCGAGATCGACCTACTCAAGGAAATTCGCGACGAACTGCGCGCTGCTCGACCGGATTATGCACCGGAGAAGGGCCCGATGGGCTGAACCCGAGGATGGCGGGGGTGCAGGCGCGCTCCCGCCGGTCCCGTCAGGCGGTCACTTCACATTAAGCCTCGCGTCGCTATATAGGGCCTGCCGGTTTCGGCCGGCTATGGCGATAAACTGCGCCGTGCAATAGGTACAACGGACCCGGGGGCAGTACCCGGCGGCTCCACCACAACCCGCGGAAAACACGCGGTTTCTGACGGGGCCGAACCAGGATCGACGTGTGCTGAAAGACGGTGTTTTTGCCCGGGCTGAGTAACCCGTAAAACTGTTCACAACACATAAGTGCCAACGACAACGAAGCACTCGCTCTCGCAGCGTAATCTGACGGCCTAACGGCCTGATCTTACAAAGCTAAAGCGCGGTTGGACCCACCGGGCAACAGAAGCGGATTCCGGGGCTCCGGGGGTAGCTAGCAACAGAAACCCCCACCTTCGCTCAAATGTATCGGATTATTCGCTGTCTTCGGCAGCTTCCGCAGCCTCACGCGCTTCCGTTTCGTAGCGGATGGCGTCGAGGATCTTCGCCCCGCCAAGGAAGACGGCACCGGCGGTTGCTGCGAACAGGAGATAGCCGCCAACGCCGGGATATTCCTGCGTGTAATGGGCACCGCGCGTCATGGCGCCAAGCGCAAGGCCATAGATGATCAGATACGCTTCGAAGCGCGTCTTGATCACGAACAGCCGTTTGAACTTGGTCCACATGGGGCCGGTCTACTCCTCTTGCTTAACCATCCGATCAGCAAAACCCGTGCCAGCGACGCAGGCCTGCGGGATGCAATGGTTAATGCAGCGAGGAGTGTAAGCCCGCCCGACAAAGCGAGTCCAGCGCGTTAACCCTGAAGCTTCCGCTTATGCGAGAGTGTCCAAGGATAGGACAGTCAGCAATGCCTCGCGCGCCTCGATGACCGTCTTCGCCAGCGCGTCTGTGCCGATGTCGGCGGGATCGATCTGGTCGGGCCAGGTTTCGGCGATCACCGCCTCGATCCGGTCTGCCTTCATCTCGTCGAGCATGAAGCGTGGATCGACTGTGGCGGGATCAGCCACGACGCGCAGGCGCAGGCAGGCCGGGCCGCCGCCGTTTGCCATCGACTGTTTCACATCGACCGGAATGACCTGGCGGATCGGGCCATTGGAGGCGAGCATCTTCTCGCACCAGGCCCAGACGCTGGCGCTGTCGCGGCACTCGGTCGGAACGACGAGCGCCATCTCGCCAGTCGGCAGCGTGAGAAGCTGGGCGTTGAAAAGGTAACTGCGGATCGCTTCATCGAGGCTGACGGCGCTTTCGGGCACTTCAACCACCAGCAGCGCAGGGAAAGCGGCTGCGATGGCGTCATAGGCGCCCTGGCGGTCGGCAAAGGCGCGTTCATGCGTAAACAGCACGCGCTCGTTCGCGACCGAGACCACATCATTGTGGAACGCGCCGGCCTCGATCGCTTCGGGGTTCTGCTCGATAAAGACGCATTTTGCGGGATCGAGCCCGTGCAGGCGTGCGACCGCGCGGCTGGCCTGTTCGTGTTGGCGGGCCGGGAATTTGCCGCCTTGCCGGCCATAGACGAAGACTTCCACGCCCTCGCTGCCGTGCCCTTCGCAGAAGCGCATGTGGTTCGCGGCGCCCTCGTCGCCGAATGTCGGCAGCACCGCGTCGTGGATGGCGAAATGCTCGCGGTTACCGAATGCGATGTCGAGCTGGGCCTTAGTGTCGCGCCATTCCTGCGCGCGGTGCGCCATGGTCACGAGATTGGCAGGCGTCAGGTGGCAGCGCCCGTCGGCCGTGTCGGGTGCGGGGCTGACAGTCGCCGCATTGGCCGTCCACATGCTCGATGCCGACCATGCCGCAGCAAGCAACTGGCGCGGTGCCGATGCGTCGATCGCGAGATCGCGGATCAGGCCGAAGTTGGGGCGGGGCAGAGGCAGGAAAAAGCCCTGCGCAAGGCCGCGCTCCATGTTGCCGCGCATCTTGGCGACACCCTGCAGTGCCGCGGCGCGCGGATAGGAAATGTCTCCGCCGTGGCTGGCGCTGGCGATATTGCCGAGGCTGAGGCCCGCGTAATTGTGCGAGGGGCCGACGATGCCGTCGAAATTGATCTCGACCAGGCTCATCGTGCCACGCTCCATACTTCGTCGCCAATGCCGACGCCGAGTGTTTCGGCGGCATTTGCATCGATCGAGATGCTCCCGTCCTCGCCGAATTCGCGCAGGCCGTAGCAGCAGCGGAATGCGTCGAGACGGCCCGTTGCAATGAGCGCCTTCTCGCCCTTTTCGAGCGTGGTGGAAGTGATCGCAGCAGCCTTGGCCTCGCGGATGCTCTTCACCTGGTCGGTGCGGGCAGTCATGGTCGGGCCGCCGTCGAAAATGTCGACGTAGCCTTCGGCAGCGAAGCCTTCGTTCTCAAGCATGCGCATGGCCGCGCGGCCGGTAGGATGCGGCACGCCGATGACCTTGCGCGCCTCGCTGTTGAGCATGGCGACGTAGACCGGGTGCTTCGGCATCAGGTCCGCGATGAACTGGTTGCCGTTGATGGCGTTGAAATAGTCCGCTTCCTGGAAGTTCATCCCGAAGAACCGGCCCGCTACGCCGTCCCAGAAGGGCGAGCCACCGCGATCGTCGATCACGCCGCGCAGTTCGGCAAGGATCCGGTCGGCAAAGCGCTTGCGGTGCATGGCAACGAAGAGATAGCGGCTGCGGGCCAGCAGCAGGCCGAGGCCGCCCGCGCGCGCTGCCGGGTGGAGGAACAGGCCTCCCACTTCGGACGAACCCTCCAGATCGGTCACGAGGCTGAGGAGTTCGGCCCGCACCGTCCGGTCGAGTTCCTGGCTGTGCTGGGTTAGCGTGTTGAGCCGGTAGGAATAGAACGGCCATTGCTGGCCGACCATGGTCATCAGCTGGCAGGTGCCGCGCACCTCGCCCGTCTCGGTGTTTTCGAGGATCAGGACGAACTGGTCGTCGCCGATCGCGTCATCCTTGCGATCGAAGGCCTTTTGCGCCCGCTCCAGCTTGCGCGTCAGGGCCGCGCGGTCGGCGGGAAGGTTGGTAAACCCGCCACCGGTCAGCTTCGCCATCTCGTAGAGATGTTCCAGGTCGCCGGGTTTCGCGGCGCGCAGGCGATAGGTCACAAATGGTCTCCGGTGGAAAGCTTCGCCAGGACGAGGGCGGACAGTGCCGCGCGCTCCCTCAGCGAGGGGACGATCAAGTATTCGTCCGGTGAATGGATGGCGCCGCCGCGCACGCCCATGGTGTCGACCACGGGCACGCCGGTGGCGGCGATATTGTTTCCGTCGCACACGCCGCCGCTCGGCTGCCAGCCGATCTGCTGGCCGAGCTGTGCCCCGCACTCCTTGACGAGATCGAACAGGGCTTGCGCCTTCGCATCGACCGGCTTGGGAGGGCGGGTGACGCCACCGTGGCGATGCACGCCGACCTCGTGCTCGACCTCGATCATGCGCAGGATGGCGCCCAGTTCGCCGTCGAAACGGTTCATGGCATCGGTCGACTTGGGCCGGATATTGAAGCGCAGGACGGCAAGGTCGGGTACGACATTGTTCGCGCTGCCACCTTCGATCTTGGCCGGATTGACGGTGATGTCTTCGGCCTCGAGCGCCTTGATCCGCAGCACGAGATCCGACGCGGCGACGATGGCATTGCGTCCTTCGTGCGGGTTGCGCCCGGCGTGGGCGGAGCGGCCGGTGATGGTGATCGAGTAATTGCCCGTACCGCCGCGCGCATGGGCCAAAGTGCCGTCGGGCAGGGCGGAGGGTTCGTAGGTCAGTGCGGCATACTTGCCCCGCGCCAGTTCCTCGATCAGTCCGCGGCTGGCGAGGCTGCCGGTTTCTTCGTCCGAGTTGATCATGACGTCGTAGCC from Qipengyuania gaetbuli includes these protein-coding regions:
- a CDS encoding N-succinylarginine dihydrolase; amino-acid sequence: MSLVEINFDGIVGPSHNYAGLSLGNIASASHGGDISYPRAAALQGVAKMRGNMERGLAQGFFLPLPRPNFGLIRDLAIDASAPRQLLAAAWSASSMWTANAATVSPAPDTADGRCHLTPANLVTMAHRAQEWRDTKAQLDIAFGNREHFAIHDAVLPTFGDEGAANHMRFCEGHGSEGVEVFVYGRQGGKFPARQHEQASRAVARLHGLDPAKCVFIEQNPEAIEAGAFHNDVVSVANERVLFTHERAFADRQGAYDAIAAAFPALLVVEVPESAVSLDEAIRSYLFNAQLLTLPTGEMALVVPTECRDSASVWAWCEKMLASNGPIRQVIPVDVKQSMANGGGPACLRLRVVADPATVDPRFMLDEMKADRIEAVIAETWPDQIDPADIGTDALAKTVIEAREALLTVLSLDTLA
- a CDS encoding arginine N-succinyltransferase produces the protein MTYRLRAAKPGDLEHLYEMAKLTGGGFTNLPADRAALTRKLERAQKAFDRKDDAIGDDQFVLILENTETGEVRGTCQLMTMVGQQWPFYSYRLNTLTQHSQELDRTVRAELLSLVTDLEGSSEVGGLFLHPAARAGGLGLLLARSRYLFVAMHRKRFADRILAELRGVIDDRGGSPFWDGVAGRFFGMNFQEADYFNAINGNQFIADLMPKHPVYVAMLNSEARKVIGVPHPTGRAAMRMLENEGFAAEGYVDIFDGGPTMTARTDQVKSIREAKAAAITSTTLEKGEKALIATGRLDAFRCCYGLREFGEDGSISIDANAAETLGVGIGDEVWSVAR
- a CDS encoding hydrolase is translated as MKPDFAPQSLLDAVDGDTMLREVQDWAAINTGTANIAGLDRMAGVLADAFSVLPGEVELVDPAPVTAISAEGREFEKPHGRHMVLRVRPEAERRFVLTGHMDTVFPVDHSFQEVRWLDDDTINGPGTADMKGGLNVILHALKLFETTEGAARVGYDVMINSDEETGSLASRGLIEELARGKYAALTYEPSALPDGTLAHARGGTGNYSITITGRSAHAGRNPHEGRNAIVAASDLVLRIKALEAEDITVNPAKIEGGSANNVVPDLAVLRFNIRPKSTDAMNRFDGELGAILRMIEVEHEVGVHRHGGVTRPPKPVDAKAQALFDLVKECGAQLGQQIGWQPSGGVCDGNNIAATGVPVVDTMGVRGGAIHSPDEYLIVPSLRERAALSALVLAKLSTGDHL